A window from Aliidongia dinghuensis encodes these proteins:
- a CDS encoding MotA/TolQ/ExbB proton channel family protein: LNRHLWLLDTIVTAAPLLGLLGTILGIIDTFTALAQSGISDPSGVSAGIGTALFATALGISVAVYGLVFHNAFHERVHRIGDDIKILLIRAGTHEASAALAAA; encoded by the coding sequence CGCTCAACCGGCACCTGTGGCTGCTCGACACGATCGTGACCGCCGCCCCGCTCTTGGGCTTGCTCGGCACCATCCTCGGCATCATCGACACGTTCACGGCGCTTGCCCAGTCCGGCATCTCCGACCCATCGGGCGTCAGCGCCGGCATCGGCACGGCGCTGTTCGCAACCGCGCTCGGCATCTCGGTCGCGGTCTACGGGCTCGTCTTCCACAATGCCTTCCACGAGCGCGTGCATCGCATCGGCGACGACATCAAGATCCTCTTGATCCGCGCCGGCACGCACGAGGCCTCGGCCGCCCTCGCCGCGGCCTGA
- a CDS encoding S1/P1 nuclease: protein MSKRMRTRGIAAALLLAGLMAAPTAKAWGVAGHAAIADIAEARLGSAALTQVNNLLALDLHQHLDEVASWADEYRGPHPETGPWHYVDIQIGDTTYDPARDCANDDCVIARTDAFVRVLADRSRPAEERLQALKFVVHFVGDLHQPLHAGENHDQGGNKIPVDYMGQTIAYGKYRMNLHSVWDTAVIERRLDVHEGPSAHGTDLRRAAAGLAEALSAEIRPQDARRWVKAPFAPAAWALDAHDLARDYAYRGILKPGEPSPTDAMMLGADYDTMAWAIVQLQLERAGVRLAAVLNRALK, encoded by the coding sequence ATGTCGAAGCGCATGAGAACCCGCGGCATCGCCGCCGCGCTGCTGCTCGCGGGGCTGATGGCGGCGCCCACAGCCAAGGCCTGGGGCGTCGCGGGCCACGCCGCGATCGCCGACATCGCAGAGGCGCGGCTCGGTTCGGCGGCCCTCACCCAGGTCAACAACCTGCTGGCGCTCGACCTGCACCAGCACCTGGACGAGGTCGCGTCCTGGGCCGACGAGTATCGCGGTCCCCATCCCGAGACCGGCCCCTGGCACTATGTCGACATCCAGATCGGCGACACGACCTATGATCCGGCACGCGACTGCGCCAACGACGACTGCGTGATCGCGCGCACCGACGCCTTCGTCCGCGTGCTGGCCGACCGGTCGCGGCCAGCCGAGGAGCGGCTGCAGGCGCTAAAGTTCGTCGTTCATTTCGTGGGCGACCTGCATCAGCCGCTGCATGCCGGCGAGAACCACGACCAGGGCGGCAACAAGATCCCGGTCGACTACATGGGCCAGACGATCGCCTACGGCAAATACCGGATGAACCTGCACAGCGTCTGGGACACGGCCGTGATCGAGCGGCGGCTCGACGTGCACGAGGGGCCGTCCGCGCATGGGACCGACCTCAGGCGGGCGGCGGCCGGCCTTGCCGAAGCGCTTAGTGCGGAAATCCGGCCGCAAGACGCGCGCCGCTGGGTGAAGGCACCGTTCGCCCCCGCGGCCTGGGCGCTCGATGCGCACGATCTCGCGCGCGACTATGCCTACCGCGGCATCCTCAAGCCGGGCGAACCGTCGCCGACCGATGCAATGATGCTCGGTGCCGACTACGACACCATGGCCTGGGCCATCGTCCAGCTGCAGCTGGAACGCGCTGGCGTACGACTCGCCGCCGTACTGAACCGGGCGCTGAAGTAA
- a CDS encoding IclR family transcriptional regulator → MTENPKNVVYSVAKAFSVLRAFGPDLPELTVTEVAGRAELDRGTAFRLVHTLVQLGYLAAVPQSRRFRLTLKCLELGYTPLARADLKILSRPLLRELVPEVADAASLGMLNDCDVVYVERVQGEVSRSALDRRVGSRTGAYATALGHAILAHLPYEKQIEVLERSERVKLSEHTLVDIDQLTARLSQVREQGYATSDGENAYGLRTVAAAIFDIDGQPIAGISATIRTERMAMAPFVAEAAPHVRRIAAELTEAVRLSFGAIAQYGR, encoded by the coding sequence ATGACGGAAAATCCGAAGAACGTCGTCTATTCGGTGGCGAAGGCGTTTTCGGTCCTGCGCGCGTTCGGGCCGGACCTGCCCGAGCTGACCGTGACCGAGGTGGCGGGACGCGCCGAGCTCGATCGCGGCACGGCCTTTCGGCTGGTCCACACGCTGGTCCAGCTGGGCTATCTCGCGGCGGTGCCGCAGAGCCGCCGCTTCCGCCTGACGCTCAAATGCCTCGAACTCGGCTACACGCCGCTCGCGCGTGCCGACCTCAAGATCCTGTCCCGCCCGCTGCTGCGCGAACTCGTGCCGGAGGTGGCGGACGCGGCCTCGCTTGGCATGCTGAACGATTGCGACGTGGTCTATGTCGAACGCGTCCAGGGCGAGGTGTCGCGCAGCGCGCTCGACCGGCGCGTCGGCAGCCGGACCGGCGCCTATGCCACGGCGCTCGGCCACGCCATCCTCGCCCATCTGCCTTATGAGAAGCAGATCGAAGTGCTCGAGCGCAGCGAGCGCGTGAAGCTGTCGGAACACACGCTCGTCGATATCGACCAGCTGACGGCGCGCCTCAGCCAGGTGCGCGAGCAGGGCTACGCGACCTCCGACGGCGAGAACGCCTATGGGCTGCGCACGGTCGCCGCCGCGATCTTCGACATCGACGGCCAGCCGATCGCCGGCATCAGCGCCACGATCCGCACCGAGCGGATGGCGATGGCGCCGTTCGTGGCCGAGGCCGCCCCCCATGTCCGGCGCATCGCCGCTGAACTCACCGAGGCCGTGCGCCTGTCCTTCGGGGCGATCGCGCAATACGGCCGCTGA
- a CDS encoding HpcH/HpaI aldolase family protein codes for MTSLPINQFKHNLGRQQQIGLFSTLASPLLAELFARCGFDWILIDTEHSPNELPDVVDHLRAISALGVSPIVRPAWSDMVLVKRVLDAGAQTLLFPYVQNADEAKRAVSYTRYPPSGVRGVSGSSRAAGFGLIPNYLTRVEAELAVIVQIETAEALGELEAIADVDGVDAVFIGPADLAASLGHLGDTQHPDVQAAIDDGFRRLKRIGKPAGYLTTNEAEAARRIADGVDFVGIGTDTSIITRAATALTAKMRA; via the coding sequence GTGACCAGCCTCCCAATCAACCAGTTCAAGCACAACCTTGGCCGGCAGCAGCAGATCGGCCTGTTCTCGACGCTCGCAAGCCCGCTCCTGGCCGAGCTGTTCGCCCGCTGCGGCTTCGACTGGATCCTGATCGACACCGAGCATTCGCCGAACGAGCTGCCCGACGTCGTCGACCATCTGCGCGCGATCAGCGCGCTCGGCGTCTCGCCGATCGTCCGGCCCGCCTGGTCCGACATGGTGCTGGTCAAGCGCGTGCTCGACGCCGGCGCCCAGACCCTGTTGTTTCCCTATGTCCAGAACGCGGATGAGGCGAAGCGCGCGGTCTCCTACACCCGCTACCCGCCCTCGGGCGTGCGCGGCGTGTCGGGCAGCTCTCGCGCCGCCGGCTTCGGCCTGATCCCGAACTACCTGACGCGCGTCGAGGCCGAACTCGCCGTCATCGTCCAGATCGAGACGGCCGAAGCCTTGGGCGAGCTCGAGGCGATCGCCGATGTCGACGGCGTCGATGCGGTCTTCATCGGCCCGGCCGACCTCGCGGCCTCGCTGGGCCACCTTGGCGATACCCAGCATCCGGACGTGCAGGCGGCGATCGACGACGGCTTCCGGCGCCTGAAGCGGATCGGCAAGCCCGCGGGCTATCTCACCACGAACGAGGCCGAGGCCGCGCGCCGGATCGCCGACGGCGTCGATTTCGTCGGCATCGGCACGGACACCTCGATCATCACCCGGGCCGCGACCGCGCTCACCGCCAAGATGCGCGCCTGA
- a CDS encoding iron-containing alcohol dehydrogenase yields the protein MADLTTPIELQRPPVVKFGPGTAPEVGAFAAAHGYRRTLVVADAFNAGRTALLGLGGEIAVFGRVVPEPDTENLDAALAEAARFEPDLVVGFGGGSAMDLAKLVAVLHDGHQTLAEVVGPERVAGRRVGLLQVPTTAGTGSEAGTRALVTDPRTSAKLAVQSRFMLADLAVVDPDLTLTVPPQVTAETGIDALAHCVEAYTNRKAHPLVDIHALEGIRLVGRYLKRAVANGADREARAGLALASLYGGYCLGPVNTAAGHAVAYPLGTRHHIAHGAANAVIFPHVLAFNAPAVPERTATILEALGLAATDEPDQVLAQAYGFCIDLGIEMRMARRGVPETDLATMADEAITIRRLLDNNPRDLARDDILALYRAAF from the coding sequence ATGGCTGATCTCACCACCCCGATCGAACTCCAGCGCCCGCCGGTCGTGAAGTTCGGCCCCGGCACGGCGCCCGAAGTCGGCGCCTTTGCCGCGGCGCACGGCTACCGGCGCACCCTGGTCGTCGCCGACGCGTTCAATGCCGGCCGTACCGCGCTGCTCGGCCTCGGCGGCGAGATCGCCGTGTTCGGCCGCGTCGTGCCCGAGCCGGACACGGAAAATCTCGACGCGGCGCTGGCCGAGGCCGCCCGCTTCGAGCCTGACCTGGTCGTGGGCTTCGGCGGCGGCAGCGCCATGGACCTGGCGAAGCTGGTGGCCGTACTGCACGACGGCCATCAGACCTTGGCCGAGGTGGTGGGGCCGGAACGGGTCGCCGGCCGGCGGGTCGGGCTCCTCCAGGTGCCGACGACCGCCGGCACCGGCAGCGAGGCCGGCACCCGCGCGCTGGTGACCGATCCGAGGACCAGCGCCAAGCTCGCCGTGCAGAGCCGCTTCATGCTGGCGGACCTGGCGGTGGTCGATCCGGACCTGACCCTGACCGTGCCGCCGCAGGTGACGGCCGAGACCGGCATCGACGCGCTTGCCCATTGCGTCGAGGCCTATACCAACCGCAAGGCGCATCCGCTGGTCGATATCCATGCGCTTGAGGGCATCCGGCTGGTCGGCCGTTACCTCAAGCGCGCGGTCGCGAACGGCGCCGACCGCGAGGCGCGCGCCGGCCTGGCGCTGGCTTCGCTCTACGGCGGCTATTGCCTGGGACCGGTCAATACTGCCGCCGGCCATGCGGTGGCTTATCCGCTCGGCACCCGCCACCACATCGCCCATGGCGCCGCCAATGCGGTGATCTTCCCGCATGTGCTCGCGTTCAACGCCCCGGCCGTACCGGAGCGGACGGCGACGATCCTAGAAGCGCTGGGTCTCGCCGCAACGGACGAGCCTGACCAGGTCCTGGCACAGGCCTATGGCTTCTGCATCGACCTCGGCATCGAGATGCGCATGGCGCGGCGCGGCGTGCCCGAGACGGACCTCGCCACGATGGCGGACGAGGCGATCACCATCCGGCGGCTGCTCGACAACAATCCGCGCGATCTCGCGCGCGACGACATTCTGGCGCTCTACCGCGCCGCCTTCTGA
- a CDS encoding sodium:solute symporter family protein — translation MNAFDAVDTTIIVAMIVAYILGTGWLTLRLRSKTNDQFMVASRAMPAAVVGVLLMSEFIGAKSTVGTAQEAFNTGFAASWSVAAASIGFLLFGLFFVRKVYGSGEYTISAAIAQKYGKSTMLTVSLVMIYALFLVNVGNYISGAAALATVLKVNMPVAMAIIGIVSTFYFTFGGLKGIAYVTVLHSVIKLVGIALIVGVALTMTHGIQPMVTALPAHYFSWDGKIGAATIIAWIIGTVGAIFSTQFIIQAISSNRNATDARRSCFIAAGLCLPVGLALGLIGVAAKFLFPAQNSLYALPIFLQHMNPFWAGLVATSLVASVFVSVSTVALAIASLIIRDFYVPYGRPTPERQLQVTRLLSVVIGLLPLVFVFFLPEILKLSFFTRAIRLSISIVALVGFYLPLFKTDRGATLGLIASAVATTLWYAWNNPYGIDNMYVAIVTPIAVIAIERGISALLPGRAGSSLAVPHGERR, via the coding sequence ATGAACGCGTTCGACGCGGTCGACACCACGATCATCGTGGCGATGATCGTCGCCTATATCCTCGGCACCGGCTGGCTGACGCTCCGGCTGCGCAGCAAGACCAACGACCAGTTCATGGTCGCCTCGCGCGCCATGCCGGCGGCCGTGGTCGGCGTGCTGCTGATGTCGGAATTCATCGGTGCCAAATCGACCGTCGGCACGGCGCAGGAGGCGTTCAACACCGGCTTCGCCGCTTCCTGGTCGGTCGCCGCCGCCTCGATCGGCTTCCTGCTGTTCGGCCTGTTCTTCGTCCGCAAGGTCTATGGCTCGGGCGAATACACGATCTCGGCCGCGATCGCGCAGAAATACGGCAAGTCGACCATGCTGACCGTGTCGCTGGTCATGATCTACGCGCTGTTCCTGGTCAATGTCGGCAATTACATCAGCGGGGCCGCGGCGCTCGCGACCGTGCTCAAGGTGAACATGCCGGTCGCCATGGCCATCATCGGCATCGTCAGCACGTTCTATTTCACCTTCGGCGGCTTGAAGGGCATCGCCTATGTGACGGTGCTGCACAGCGTGATCAAGCTTGTCGGCATCGCGCTCATCGTCGGCGTGGCGCTCACGATGACCCATGGCATCCAGCCGATGGTGACGGCACTCCCCGCGCATTACTTCAGCTGGGACGGCAAGATCGGCGCCGCGACGATCATCGCCTGGATCATCGGCACGGTCGGCGCCATCTTCTCGACCCAGTTCATCATCCAGGCGATCTCGTCCAACCGCAACGCGACCGACGCGCGCCGCTCCTGCTTCATCGCGGCCGGGCTCTGCCTGCCGGTCGGCCTGGCCCTGGGCCTGATCGGCGTCGCGGCCAAGTTCCTGTTCCCGGCGCAGAACAGCCTCTATGCGCTGCCGATCTTCCTGCAGCACATGAACCCGTTCTGGGCCGGCCTCGTCGCGACCTCGCTCGTCGCCTCGGTGTTCGTCAGCGTCAGCACGGTGGCGCTCGCCATCGCCTCGCTCATCATCCGCGACTTCTACGTGCCCTACGGCCGGCCGACGCCGGAGCGGCAGCTGCAGGTGACGCGCCTGCTCTCGGTCGTGATCGGGCTTTTGCCGCTCGTCTTCGTCTTCTTCCTGCCGGAGATCCTGAAGCTGTCGTTCTTCACCCGGGCGATCCGGCTCTCGATCTCGATCGTGGCGCTGGTGGGATTCTACCTGCCGCTGTTCAAGACCGACCGGGGCGCCACGCTCGGCCTCATCGCGTCCGCCGTCGCGACGACGCTCTGGTACGCCTGGAACAATCCCTATGGCATCGACAACATGTATGTGGCGATCGTGACGCCCATCGCCGTGATCGCGATCGAGCGCGGCATCTCGGCGCTGCTGCCGGGGCGCGCCGGATCGAGCCTCGCCGTGCCGCACGGAGAACGCCGATGA
- a CDS encoding sialidase family protein, producing the protein MSAVAARPALRLDGIIRPAAGDPVRTDAFLPSPAVQNHAANLMVLGNGDLACVWFGGTQEGIPDISIYFSRLAAGADTWSPAERLSDDPTRSEQNPVLFLAPDGRLWLLYTSQRSGNQDTSIVKFRISDDHGRSWGPVGTLIDEPGTFIRQPITVLENGDWLLPVFLCRTRPGEKWVGDDDVSAVKISSDQGRTWSHHEVPGSLGAVHMNIVPLGDGTLLALYRSRWADRIHLSRSSDGGRSWSAPEPTELPNNNSSIQVTRLANGHLALAYNHMCAEWAPERRQSLYDEIEDDEPTAAAPASAAPRPAGRTAFWGAPRAPMTVALSEDGGRTWPIRRDIELGDGYCMTNNSRDGLNRELSYPSIREGADGALHVAFTYHRQAIKHVRIDEAWIRAGGPASD; encoded by the coding sequence ATGAGCGCCGTCGCCGCCCGCCCCGCCCTGCGGCTCGACGGCATCATCCGGCCGGCGGCTGGCGATCCGGTCCGGACCGACGCGTTCCTGCCGTCGCCTGCCGTGCAGAATCACGCGGCCAACCTGATGGTGCTCGGCAACGGCGATCTCGCCTGCGTCTGGTTCGGCGGCACGCAGGAAGGCATTCCCGATATCTCGATCTATTTCTCGCGCCTCGCCGCCGGAGCCGATACCTGGTCCCCGGCCGAGCGGCTGTCGGACGACCCGACCCGGTCGGAGCAGAACCCGGTGCTGTTCCTGGCCCCCGACGGCCGGCTGTGGCTGCTCTATACCTCGCAGCGCTCCGGCAACCAGGACACCTCGATCGTCAAGTTCCGCATCTCCGACGACCATGGGCGGAGCTGGGGGCCGGTCGGCACGCTGATCGACGAGCCCGGCACGTTCATCCGCCAGCCGATCACGGTGCTCGAAAACGGCGACTGGCTCCTGCCGGTGTTCCTGTGCCGCACGCGACCGGGCGAGAAATGGGTCGGCGACGACGACGTGAGCGCGGTCAAGATCTCGAGCGATCAGGGCCGGACCTGGAGCCACCACGAGGTGCCGGGCAGTCTCGGCGCCGTCCACATGAACATCGTGCCGCTCGGCGACGGCACGCTCTTGGCGCTCTATCGCAGCCGCTGGGCGGATCGGATCCACCTGAGCCGGTCGTCCGACGGCGGCCGCAGCTGGAGCGCGCCCGAGCCGACGGAGCTCCCCAACAACAATTCCTCGATCCAGGTGACCCGGCTCGCCAACGGTCATCTGGCGCTGGCCTACAACCACATGTGCGCCGAATGGGCGCCGGAACGGCGGCAGTCGCTCTATGACGAGATCGAGGACGACGAGCCCACCGCCGCAGCGCCCGCCTCGGCAGCACCGCGTCCGGCCGGCCGCACCGCGTTCTGGGGGGCACCCCGCGCGCCGATGACGGTGGCGCTCTCGGAGGACGGCGGCCGGACCTGGCCGATCCGCCGCGACATCGAGCTCGGCGACGGCTATTGCATGACCAACAATTCGCGTGATGGGCTCAACCGCGAGCTCTCCTACCCGTCGATCCGCGAGGGCGCCGATGGCGCATTGCACGTCGCCTTCACCTATCACCGCCAGGCGATCAAGCACGTGCGCATCGACGAGGCCTGGATTCGGGCGGGCGGGCCCGCGTCAGATTAG
- a CDS encoding IclR family transcriptional regulator — protein sequence MDPHEKAHEVAKAPDKSKGRERSSLFIGSTAKTFQVLHVFEGPQRAMTLADIARAAELDRSATQRIVHTLVELGYVRRVAGTLTYALTSKVLNFSYSYIRANELIEKASPYLLEISRSLGETTNLHELDGPEIVFVARFPGQHLFNVDIVVGSRLPAFFTASGTAILSRLSVEEREGLLRQTRLEAITPFTQLDPATLMKRVETAAQTGYAAVANETVMGDVSVAAAITDEHGRAVAAINISVPTTRWTLERASAELAQHVQVAATSISKNKFGSFGR from the coding sequence ATGGATCCGCACGAGAAAGCGCACGAGGTCGCGAAAGCGCCGGACAAGAGCAAGGGGCGCGAGCGATCGTCGCTGTTCATCGGGTCGACCGCGAAGACCTTCCAGGTGCTCCACGTGTTCGAGGGGCCGCAGCGTGCCATGACCTTGGCCGACATCGCGCGCGCGGCCGAGCTCGACCGCAGTGCGACGCAGCGCATCGTCCACACCCTGGTCGAGCTCGGCTACGTCCGCCGCGTCGCCGGCACGCTGACCTATGCGCTGACCTCCAAGGTGCTCAACTTCTCCTACAGCTACATCCGGGCGAACGAGCTGATCGAGAAGGCCTCGCCCTACCTGCTCGAGATCAGCCGGTCGCTCGGCGAGACGACGAACCTGCATGAGCTCGACGGACCGGAGATCGTGTTCGTCGCCCGCTTCCCGGGCCAGCATCTCTTCAACGTCGACATCGTCGTCGGCAGCCGCTTGCCGGCCTTCTTCACCGCATCCGGCACGGCGATCCTGTCGCGCCTGTCGGTCGAGGAGCGCGAGGGCTTGCTCCGGCAGACGCGGCTCGAGGCGATCACGCCGTTCACCCAGCTCGATCCGGCCACGCTCATGAAGCGGGTCGAGACGGCAGCGCAGACCGGCTACGCCGCGGTTGCGAACGAGACGGTCATGGGCGACGTCTCGGTCGCGGCCGCAATCACGGACGAGCACGGCCGCGCCGTGGCCGCGATCAATATCTCCGTGCCGACCACGCGCTGGACGCTGGAGCGGGCCTCGGCCGAACTCGCCCAGCATGTCCAGGTCGCGGCGACCTCGATCTCGAAGAACAAGTTCGGCTCGTTCGGCCGCTAA
- the dapA gene encoding 4-hydroxy-tetrahydrodipicolinate synthase has translation MLTADRLQGILPAIPTPVRADDTVDDKALGALFAWLLRQGIDGVVPLGGTGEYGALARAERIRTVELSAEAMAGRGPVVAGVLDTGFHDALQAGKEFAAAGADALLVITPYYTNPTQAGVRDYFLRYADASPVPVLIYEIPYRTRIAVSPAVLHELSRHENIIGMKACNTDMYHFLQVVAGVDERFTVLSGEDSLFPLHVAAGAKGGIVVTANLLPKAWRQIFDLAAAGRTQEALAAHRRLIPLMNMAFAETNPGPMKAVMDLVGVDAPRLLAPLVPPAPSLVEELRAELKRQLAISE, from the coding sequence ATGCTGACCGCCGACCGCCTCCAAGGCATCCTGCCCGCCATCCCGACGCCCGTCCGGGCCGACGACACCGTCGACGACAAGGCACTGGGTGCGCTCTTCGCCTGGCTGCTGCGCCAAGGCATCGACGGTGTCGTGCCCTTGGGCGGCACCGGCGAATATGGCGCGCTCGCCCGCGCCGAGCGCATCCGCACCGTCGAGCTCAGCGCTGAGGCGATGGCGGGCCGCGGGCCAGTTGTGGCCGGCGTGCTCGACACCGGCTTCCATGATGCGCTTCAGGCGGGCAAGGAGTTCGCGGCGGCCGGCGCCGACGCGCTCCTGGTGATCACGCCCTATTACACGAACCCGACCCAGGCCGGCGTCCGCGACTATTTCCTGCGCTACGCCGACGCCTCGCCGGTGCCGGTGCTGATCTACGAGATCCCGTACCGCACGCGCATCGCAGTCTCGCCCGCCGTGCTGCATGAGCTGTCGCGGCACGAGAACATCATCGGCATGAAGGCTTGCAACACCGACATGTACCATTTCCTGCAGGTGGTCGCGGGTGTCGACGAGCGCTTCACGGTGTTGAGCGGCGAGGACAGCCTGTTTCCGCTGCATGTGGCGGCGGGCGCCAAGGGTGGCATCGTGGTGACCGCCAACCTGCTGCCCAAGGCCTGGCGCCAGATCTTCGACCTGGCTGCCGCCGGCCGAACCCAGGAGGCGCTCGCCGCCCATCGCCGCCTCATCCCGCTCATGAACATGGCGTTTGCCGAGACCAATCCCGGCCCGATGAAGGCGGTCATGGATCTGGTTGGCGTCGACGCGCCGCGGTTGCTGGCCCCGCTCGTGCCGCCGGCGCCGTCGCTCGTCGAGGAATTGCGCGCCGAGCTCAAGCGGCAGCTGGCGATTTCGGAATAA
- a CDS encoding ABC transporter permease subunit — protein sequence MSTLSLPARAARRKTTRARLLMAAPLVLLLVTLLVYPVGQLLLLSVYRDGAFSLAQYRQLFASSVYIDVLLITLKISAATTFLAVVAAYPVAYLISMVGKERKAALLFWVLLSFWTSFLVRAFAWVVLLGRNGVINKLLLALGLIDRPASLLFNFGSVLVGMVHALLPLAVLTLLSVMENIDRNLLKAASTLGARPGTAFWKIYFPLSLPGVAAAAIMVFVTAIGFFIVPALLGGRHETMITQLIIDQIQQTLNWGFAGAISVLLLAVVLVVFVLYDRVLGLSTMTGAGSPRKAGKNGSAVGRAAGDLVLTLLGRASDRLIALLPRRRRRDASGQPSPWLRGFVGLVLFILSVPAFLMIPLSFGSNGLVWPPQGFTLHWYTDVFHSPVWMQAVTRSLLVGLGTGVLSMLIGTPVAFLLVRHEMRGKGLILAFVLSPIVVPRMILAVGIFFLFARVGLVGSAVGLAFAHTVVAVPYVVMTMMAVLRNYDTRLDLAAQSLGARPAATLRHVTFPILGAGMLSSFLFAFATSFDELTIALFASGGLTATLPKQFWDEVTLQVSPTIAAVSTCLFLFIAALIFTAERLRRRAAATR from the coding sequence ATGAGCACGCTCTCGCTGCCGGCACGGGCGGCCCGGCGCAAGACCACGCGGGCCCGCCTGCTGATGGCGGCGCCGCTCGTGCTGCTGCTCGTGACCCTGCTGGTCTATCCGGTCGGCCAGCTGCTGCTCTTGAGCGTCTATCGCGACGGCGCCTTCAGCCTGGCCCAGTATCGGCAGCTGTTCGCCTCGTCGGTCTATATCGACGTGCTGCTGATCACGCTCAAGATCTCGGCCGCGACGACGTTCTTGGCGGTCGTGGCCGCCTATCCGGTCGCTTATCTGATCTCGATGGTCGGCAAGGAGCGCAAGGCGGCGCTCCTGTTCTGGGTGCTGCTGTCGTTCTGGACCAGCTTCCTGGTACGTGCCTTCGCCTGGGTCGTGCTCCTGGGCCGCAACGGCGTCATCAACAAGCTGCTGCTGGCGCTCGGGCTGATCGACCGGCCGGCGAGCCTGCTGTTCAATTTCGGCAGTGTGCTGGTCGGCATGGTCCATGCGCTGCTGCCCTTGGCCGTGCTGACCCTGCTGTCGGTCATGGAGAACATCGACCGCAACCTGCTCAAGGCCGCGTCCACGCTCGGCGCCCGGCCCGGCACCGCGTTCTGGAAGATCTATTTCCCGCTGTCGCTGCCCGGTGTCGCGGCGGCGGCGATCATGGTGTTCGTCACCGCTATCGGCTTCTTCATCGTGCCGGCGCTGCTCGGCGGCCGGCACGAGACGATGATCACCCAGCTCATCATCGACCAGATCCAGCAGACGCTGAACTGGGGCTTCGCCGGCGCCATCTCGGTGCTGCTGCTCGCCGTCGTGCTCGTCGTCTTCGTGCTCTACGACCGGGTGCTCGGGCTCTCGACCATGACCGGTGCGGGCAGCCCGCGTAAGGCCGGCAAGAATGGCAGCGCTGTCGGCCGGGCGGCCGGTGACCTGGTGCTGACCCTGCTCGGGCGGGCGAGCGACCGGCTGATCGCCCTTTTGCCGAGGCGGCGGCGCCGGGATGCCTCGGGCCAGCCGTCGCCCTGGCTCCGCGGCTTCGTCGGGCTGGTGCTGTTCATCTTGAGCGTGCCCGCGTTCCTGATGATCCCGCTGTCGTTCGGCAGCAACGGGCTCGTCTGGCCGCCGCAGGGCTTCACGCTCCATTGGTACACGGACGTGTTCCACTCGCCAGTCTGGATGCAGGCGGTGACGCGCTCGCTGCTCGTCGGGCTCGGCACCGGCGTGCTCTCCATGCTGATCGGCACGCCGGTCGCCTTCCTGCTCGTGCGCCACGAGATGCGCGGCAAGGGGCTGATCTTGGCATTCGTGCTGTCGCCGATCGTGGTGCCGCGCATGATCCTCGCCGTCGGCATCTTCTTCCTGTTCGCGCGCGTCGGGCTCGTCGGCAGTGCGGTCGGCCTTGCCTTCGCTCATACGGTCGTGGCGGTGCCCTATGTCGTCATGACCATGATGGCGGTCTTGCGCAATTACGACACGCGCCTCGACCTCGCCGCCCAGAGCCTCGGCGCCCGGCCGGCTGCGACCTTGCGCCATGTCACCTTCCCGATCCTCGGCGCCGGCATGCTGTCGTCGTTCCTGTTCGCGTTCGCGACCTCATTCGACGAGCTCACTATCGCGCTCTTCGCCTCGGGCGGCCTCACCGCCACCCTGCCGAAGCAGTTCTGGGACGAGGTGACGCTGCAGGTCTCGCCGACCATCGCGGCGGTCTCGACCTGCCTCTTCCTGTTCATCGCCGCCCTCATCTTCACCGCCGAGCGGCTCCGCCGCCGCGCCGCTGCCACCCGGTAG